The genomic region AATATTTTACGATATAATTTTTAAAAACAGGCGAGCACTATATCGCTCATATTTTATCTCTAATGCGTCTTAGTAACGTCACACAGGAAACATTCCTGTTTAAATTTTACTTATTATCATTTTTTTTCTTTTTGGTCAAGTTTTAAGTTTTATTTTAAAATTTAATAATTATTTTGAATATGATTGAGTATATTTAATTATAAAAATGGTTAACTATTAAATACTCCTTAAGAGATAATCCATCTCAAAGGATTATAAAATTGATAGTGGAGATATTTAAACCTGCATAACTATCAATTTTTAATAATCCAATGAGACAGAAGGTTCTAAGGTTATTATTAATAACCATTGATATTTGGAAGGGCTACACGCAAAATCAAAACAGTGATACTGTAATGACTGCTTCCATCTTCCAAGATTTTATTTTATGTTGTAAACTTGAGATTTCATTTTTTAATCTCCATAGCTTTTTATATTTATAAACTCCTTTGGAACTCTATCGACTAACCACACCTTATTTTCTGAAAGGTAGAATTTATAGCCTTTTTCATGCATTTCTTTTGATTTGATTTCCAAAATTATAGGTTTTCCGTGTCTTTTGCCAACATTTAAAGCTGTTTCAAATGTTGTTGACAGATGTATATGTTGCCTTAACATCGGTTTTAGACCATCTATTTTAATTGAATCTATAAAACGAGTCGCAGTGCCGTGATACAAAATATCAGGCGGAGTTTGGCTTTTTAATTCTAAATCAACTTTTATGCTATGGCCTTGATTAGCGCGTATTTTTTTACCTTCGCTATCAATCGAAAATCTTTTCTTATCATTTGTTTCAACAACATCTCTAATTTTTTCAATGCTCAATTCAATATTTTTTAATTTCTTTGCATTTTCAATTAGCTGTTCAATACTTACCCAGCCATTTTCGTTCATATCCAATTGAATCA from Desulfobacterales bacterium harbors:
- a CDS encoding RNA 2'-phosphotransferase — its product is MQNNVSISKFLSLVLRHNPKLIQLDMNENGWVSIEQLIENAKKLKNIELSIEKIRDVVETNDKKRFSIDSEGKKIRANQGHSIKVDLELKSQTPPDILYHGTATRFIDSIKIDGLKPMLRQHIHLSTTFETALNVGKRHGKPIILEIKSKEMHEKGYKFYLSENKVWLVDRVPKEFINIKSYGD